One Actinoplanes missouriensis 431 DNA segment encodes these proteins:
- a CDS encoding FliI/YscN family ATPase, whose product MTDLFQHRLHNAVVAARPMVSGRVTGAVGLRVTVSGIDANVGDLLRIGDGPDAVLAEVAALDGERLSCLPLGPIAGMGAGTPAYGTGGPLRVAVGPDLRGRILDGLGRPMDGGPPLRGTMVEIDTAPPAAMDRQLVDKPMSLGVRVLDTLVPCGRGQRIGIFAGSGVGKSTLMSMITRGTSAELNVVALVGERGREVREFIEHDLGEEGLARSVVVIATSDTPPLVRLRAGSVATRIAEYYRDEGADVLLMMDSVTRAAMAQREVGLSVGEPPATRGYPPSVFAMLAALLERAGPGARGSITGLYTVLVEGDDHNEPIADAARSILDGHIVLDRKLATAGHFPAIQALDSISRVANKITSREQRADATELRRLMAAHREVRELVEIGAYVQGTNPDADRANAAWPQISAFLRQDLDERLTAEDAWAQLRALIATT is encoded by the coding sequence ATGACCGATCTCTTCCAGCACCGGCTGCACAACGCCGTGGTCGCGGCCCGTCCCATGGTCAGCGGCCGGGTGACGGGCGCCGTCGGCCTGCGCGTGACGGTGAGCGGGATCGACGCCAACGTCGGTGACCTGCTGCGGATCGGCGACGGGCCGGACGCGGTGCTCGCCGAGGTGGCGGCCCTCGACGGCGAGCGGCTCTCCTGCCTCCCGCTCGGGCCGATCGCCGGGATGGGCGCCGGCACCCCGGCGTACGGCACCGGCGGTCCGCTGCGCGTCGCGGTCGGCCCGGACCTGCGCGGGCGCATCCTGGACGGCCTCGGCCGTCCGATGGACGGTGGCCCGCCGCTGCGCGGCACGATGGTCGAGATCGACACCGCGCCGCCGGCCGCGATGGACCGCCAGCTGGTCGACAAACCCATGTCTTTGGGGGTACGGGTTCTCGACACGCTCGTGCCCTGCGGCCGGGGACAGCGCATCGGCATCTTCGCCGGCTCCGGCGTCGGCAAGTCGACGCTGATGAGCATGATCACGCGGGGCACCTCGGCCGAGCTGAACGTCGTCGCCCTGGTCGGCGAGCGCGGCCGCGAGGTACGCGAGTTCATCGAGCACGACCTCGGCGAGGAGGGCCTGGCCCGCTCGGTCGTCGTGATCGCCACCTCGGACACCCCGCCGCTGGTCCGGCTCCGGGCCGGCTCGGTCGCCACCCGGATCGCCGAGTACTACCGGGACGAGGGCGCCGACGTGCTGCTGATGATGGACAGCGTGACCCGGGCCGCGATGGCGCAGCGCGAGGTCGGCCTCTCGGTCGGCGAACCGCCCGCCACCCGCGGCTATCCACCGTCGGTCTTCGCCATGCTCGCCGCCCTGCTGGAACGCGCCGGCCCGGGCGCGCGCGGCAGCATCACCGGCCTCTACACCGTGCTGGTCGAGGGCGACGACCACAACGAGCCGATCGCCGACGCGGCCCGATCGATCCTCGACGGGCACATCGTGCTGGACCGCAAGCTCGCCACGGCCGGCCACTTCCCGGCCATCCAGGCCCTGGACTCGATCTCCCGGGTCGCCAACAAGATCACCAGTCGCGAGCAGCGGGCGGACGCCACCGAACTGCGCCGCCTGATGGCCGCCCACCGCGAGGTGCGCGAACTCGTCGAGATCGGCGCCTACGTGCAGGGCACCAACCCGGACGCCGACCGCGCCAACGCGGCGTGGCCGCAGATCAGCGCCTTCCTCCGCCAGGACCTCGACGAACGCCTGACTGCCGAGGACGCCTGGGCCCAGCTGAGGGCCCTGATAGCCACCACGTAG
- a CDS encoding transglycosylase SLT domain-containing protein produces the protein MTSMGVSGVMSRVAELKEQLGLNPPPATTAAGASGTTFASALADATGAGVAQPGTAGPSGADVVAAAKKYLGTPYVFGSENPAKGLDCSGLVQQAYEDLGVQLPRNSWQQARAGRPVASIADAKPGDILAFNSPVDHVGIYLGDNKMIAAPKPGDHVKIQSVYETPSHIRRVLDTVPAAAVQDMSALRPAGLRTGSGGVTGVPYADLFNQAGARHGISPKLLAAVAKVESGYDPKAVSKAGAQGLMQLMPSTARGLGVKDAFDPTQAVDGAAKMLSSLLKEFKSVPLALAAYNAGGGAVRKYDGIPPFAETQAYVPKVQKALAALGG, from the coding sequence ATGACGTCGATGGGTGTCAGCGGGGTCATGTCCCGCGTCGCGGAGCTCAAGGAACAACTCGGGCTCAATCCACCGCCGGCGACCACTGCCGCCGGTGCCTCGGGCACCACGTTCGCATCGGCGCTGGCCGACGCGACGGGCGCCGGCGTCGCTCAGCCCGGAACTGCCGGACCGAGCGGGGCCGACGTCGTCGCGGCGGCCAAGAAGTACCTGGGTACGCCGTACGTCTTCGGCAGTGAGAACCCGGCCAAGGGCCTGGACTGCTCGGGCCTGGTCCAGCAGGCCTACGAGGATCTCGGCGTGCAGCTGCCCCGCAACTCCTGGCAGCAGGCGCGCGCCGGGCGTCCGGTCGCCAGCATCGCCGACGCCAAGCCGGGCGACATCCTCGCGTTCAACTCGCCGGTCGACCACGTGGGGATCTACCTCGGCGACAACAAGATGATCGCGGCGCCCAAACCCGGCGACCACGTCAAGATCCAATCCGTGTACGAGACACCGAGTCACATCCGTCGCGTCCTCGACACCGTTCCCGCCGCCGCCGTCCAGGACATGTCGGCGCTGCGACCGGCCGGCCTGCGTACCGGCAGCGGCGGAGTCACCGGTGTGCCGTACGCCGACCTGTTCAACCAGGCCGGCGCCCGGCACGGCATCTCGCCGAAGCTGCTCGCCGCGGTCGCGAAGGTGGAATCCGGGTACGACCCGAAGGCGGTCAGCAAGGCCGGCGCCCAGGGGCTGATGCAGCTCATGCCGTCGACCGCGCGCGGCCTGGGCGTCAAGGACGCGTTCGACCCGACGCAGGCCGTGGACGGCGCCGCGAAGATGCTCTCCTCGCTGCTGAAGGAGTTCAAGTCGGTGCCGCTGGCCCTGGCCGCCTACAACGCGGGCGGCGGCGCGGTGCGCAAGTACGACGGAATCCCACCGTTCGCGGAGACGCAGGCATACGTCCCGAAGGTCCAGAAAGCCCTGGCCGCGCTCGGCGGCTGA
- a CDS encoding FliH/SctL family protein, translated as MSSSPDRPVIRGAVAEAATAAQFSVDLRRDDPVLDTEAVERAKQQARTTGYAEGWAQGKRDAVAAAEAAAARAVASEEAYEQRRATALASAVNALGRAVTELENQLMPTFTELQEVVLASAFELAEAIVGRTVRDDPERGADAVRRAMSAAPEHGSVSVSLHPDDYRTLVGDGDAEFDFAGRRISLRPDPSLQPGDAVASTGTSTIDATIESAMRRAREALRI; from the coding sequence ATGAGCTCATCGCCTGACCGGCCGGTGATCCGCGGGGCGGTGGCCGAGGCGGCCACCGCCGCGCAGTTCTCCGTCGACCTGCGCCGGGACGATCCGGTGCTCGACACCGAGGCCGTCGAACGTGCGAAACAGCAGGCCCGCACCACCGGTTACGCCGAGGGCTGGGCGCAGGGCAAACGCGATGCCGTAGCCGCCGCGGAGGCTGCCGCGGCGCGTGCGGTCGCCAGCGAGGAGGCGTACGAGCAACGCCGGGCAACCGCCCTCGCCAGTGCCGTGAACGCCCTCGGCCGTGCCGTCACCGAGCTGGAGAACCAGCTCATGCCGACCTTCACCGAGCTGCAGGAGGTCGTGCTGGCGAGCGCCTTCGAACTGGCCGAGGCGATCGTCGGGCGTACCGTGCGCGACGATCCGGAGCGGGGCGCCGACGCCGTGCGCCGGGCCATGAGCGCCGCGCCCGAACACGGCAGCGTCTCGGTGAGCCTGCATCCGGACGACTACCGGACGCTGGTCGGCGACGGTGACGCCGAGTTCGACTTCGCGGGCCGGCGGATCAGCCTGCGCCCCGACCCCAGCCTGCAGCCCGGTGACGCGGTCGCCTCCACCGGCACCTCGACCATCGACGCGACGATCGAGTCAGCGATGCGCCGGGCCCGCGAGGCGCTCCGGATCTGA
- a CDS encoding flagellar basal body rod protein FlgC, with protein MSTFNAIGVAGTGVTVYRKWLDAVSDNIANINTTTRTSENAFQARYVEARAAQDGNGAEVGGIQLGSAEGVLAYEPDNPLADAEGYVRRPDIDMGSQMAQMMMAQRAYQANLAVVDRARESYSAAINLGK; from the coding sequence ATGAGTACGTTCAACGCGATCGGGGTGGCCGGCACCGGCGTCACCGTCTACCGCAAGTGGCTGGACGCGGTGTCCGACAACATCGCCAACATCAACACCACCACGCGTACCTCGGAGAACGCCTTCCAGGCCCGGTACGTGGAGGCGCGTGCCGCACAGGACGGCAACGGCGCCGAGGTGGGCGGCATCCAGCTGGGCAGCGCGGAGGGTGTGCTGGCGTACGAGCCGGACAACCCGCTCGCCGACGCCGAGGGCTACGTCCGGCGCCCGGACATCGACATGGGTAGCCAGATGGCCCAGATGATGATGGCGCAGCGCGCGTACCAGGCCAACCTCGCGGTGGTGGACCGGGCTCGCGAGTCGTACTCCGCCGCGATCAACCTCGGGAAGTGA
- the fliD gene encoding flagellar filament capping protein FliD: MSSSVDGLVSGMQTSSMINQLMKVEAAPQTKLKTKVETAQTAVASYQSVNAKLKAVKSAAESMARLETWRAVKATSSSDAVTATASGSVSSMAGAITFNVDKVARAQTSVLKVSTTSESFPTQFSIQKGSWADIDADAATENDAFSSDGTAPTVIDVGTPPTAAKVAAAVNKADIGIRAYVVTTGPDTGALQFTSSKTGAAQGFQITGLVDSANPGEQLTSTSSRDAVLKLNPGTPTEYTVTSSTNTFNDVMPGVTITASKIQTGVTVTAASDVSAMSAKIQAYVDAANAAFTEIKTQTAYDAETRSGSPLTGDFTVRQMNQAMLSMISGGLTYDKKVYDANGEVASTEQVSFGSLSQLGIELDATGQLSFTASKFEAQYAKDPSRIQSGAIGFANQVKEMVTKQSNTVVDVITGRKNEIDSLNEQVGNWDVRLSARRMALQRQYAALETALGKMQNQSTWLSGQLSGLS; encoded by the coding sequence GTGAGCTCCTCTGTTGACGGCCTCGTCAGTGGAATGCAGACCTCGTCGATGATCAACCAGCTGATGAAGGTTGAGGCGGCGCCGCAGACCAAACTCAAGACCAAGGTCGAGACCGCGCAGACCGCGGTGGCCTCCTACCAGTCGGTGAACGCCAAGCTCAAGGCCGTCAAGTCGGCCGCCGAGTCGATGGCCCGGCTGGAGACCTGGCGGGCGGTCAAGGCCACGTCCAGCTCCGACGCGGTCACCGCGACCGCTTCCGGCAGCGTGTCGAGCATGGCCGGCGCGATCACCTTCAACGTCGACAAGGTCGCCCGGGCCCAGACCTCGGTGCTCAAGGTCAGCACGACGTCGGAGTCCTTCCCGACGCAGTTCTCCATTCAAAAGGGCAGCTGGGCCGACATCGATGCCGACGCCGCCACCGAGAACGACGCCTTCAGCTCCGACGGCACCGCCCCCACGGTCATCGATGTGGGCACGCCGCCCACGGCCGCAAAGGTGGCGGCTGCGGTCAACAAGGCCGACATCGGCATCCGCGCCTACGTCGTCACCACGGGCCCGGACACCGGAGCGCTCCAGTTCACCAGCTCCAAGACCGGCGCCGCACAGGGCTTCCAGATCACCGGTCTGGTGGACTCGGCGAACCCGGGCGAGCAGCTCACCAGCACCTCCTCCCGAGATGCCGTGCTCAAGCTCAACCCGGGTACCCCTACCGAGTACACGGTCACCAGCAGCACCAACACGTTCAACGACGTGATGCCCGGTGTCACGATCACCGCATCCAAGATTCAGACCGGCGTCACGGTCACCGCTGCCTCCGACGTCAGCGCGATGAGCGCCAAGATCCAGGCGTACGTCGACGCGGCGAACGCGGCGTTCACCGAGATCAAGACGCAGACCGCGTACGACGCCGAGACGAGGAGCGGCTCACCGCTGACCGGTGACTTCACCGTGCGGCAGATGAACCAGGCCATGCTCAGCATGATCAGTGGTGGTCTGACGTACGACAAGAAGGTCTACGACGCGAACGGTGAGGTGGCGAGCACCGAGCAGGTGTCCTTCGGCTCACTCAGCCAGCTCGGCATCGAACTGGACGCCACCGGCCAGCTCAGCTTCACCGCCAGCAAGTTCGAGGCCCAGTACGCCAAGGACCCGAGCCGGATCCAGAGCGGCGCGATCGGCTTCGCGAACCAGGTCAAAGAGATGGTCACGAAGCAGTCCAACACCGTGGTCGATGTGATCACCGGCCGGAAGAACGAAATCGACTCGCTCAACGAGCAGGTCGGCAACTGGGATGTCCGGCTCTCCGCACGCCGCATGGCGCTGCAGCGGCAGTACGCCGCGCTGGAGACGGCACTCGGCAAGATGCAGAACCAGTCGACCTGGCTTTCCGGCCAGCTGTCCGGCCTTTCCTGA
- the fliS gene encoding flagellar export chaperone FliS: protein MTAPNLRDRYLQDSINTASPAKLLTMLYDRLILDLGQGEEAIRNGDRELGSAKVMHAQEIVLELRTTLDLEAWDGAPGLANLYGFILTELIGANISRDADRVASCRKLLEPLRDAWREAATTT from the coding sequence ATGACCGCGCCCAACCTTCGCGACCGCTACCTGCAGGACTCGATCAACACGGCTTCGCCGGCGAAGCTGCTGACCATGCTCTACGACCGGTTGATCCTCGACCTGGGTCAGGGTGAGGAGGCGATCCGCAACGGCGACCGGGAACTCGGCAGCGCGAAGGTGATGCACGCTCAGGAGATCGTCCTGGAGTTGCGGACCACCCTCGACCTGGAGGCCTGGGACGGCGCACCGGGCCTGGCCAACCTGTACGGCTTCATCCTCACCGAGCTGATCGGCGCCAACATCAGCCGGGACGCGGACCGGGTGGCGAGCTGCCGCAAGTTGCTGGAGCCTTTGCGCGACGCGTGGCGCGAGGCGGCGACGACGACATGA
- the fliG gene encoding flagellar motor switch protein FliG yields the protein MTTPGLTTLSMTGARKAAIMLVQFGKEQSAEVLANMTEKEVEMLSAEVARLGKLDPHQVDDVMDEFYAMATTRYAGSGGMDYARELLEASLGKERAALILDRLEASMNDIPFNFLSHADPRQLLSYVQYEHPQTIALVLAHIPSALASSILAGLPLEVQTEVAHRIAIMDRTSPDVIRQVENALQRKLSTVLQPDELSTVGGLQPLVDIINRADRTTERLILEALEARNPELAEEIRRRMFMFEDIINLDDRSVQLVLRQVEPADLATALKGVPENVREKVTRNLSERGRENLLEEIDLLGPVKVKMVEEAQAKIVGVIRTLEDSGQIEIQRGGEADELIA from the coding sequence TTGACCACTCCGGGTCTCACCACGCTCTCGATGACGGGTGCGCGCAAGGCCGCGATAATGCTGGTCCAGTTCGGCAAGGAACAGTCCGCCGAGGTTCTGGCGAACATGACCGAGAAAGAGGTCGAGATGCTGTCCGCCGAGGTCGCTCGGCTGGGCAAGCTCGACCCCCATCAGGTCGACGACGTGATGGACGAGTTCTACGCCATGGCGACGACCCGGTACGCCGGGTCGGGCGGCATGGATTACGCCAGGGAGCTGCTGGAGGCGTCGCTCGGCAAGGAACGGGCGGCGCTGATCCTGGACCGGCTCGAGGCGTCGATGAACGACATCCCGTTCAACTTCCTCAGTCACGCGGACCCGCGACAGCTGCTCTCGTACGTCCAGTACGAGCATCCGCAGACCATCGCGCTGGTGTTGGCCCACATACCCTCAGCCCTGGCCTCGTCGATCCTGGCGGGGCTTCCGCTGGAGGTGCAGACCGAGGTCGCGCACCGTATCGCGATCATGGACCGCACCTCTCCGGACGTCATCCGGCAGGTGGAGAACGCGCTGCAGCGCAAGCTCTCCACCGTGCTCCAGCCGGACGAACTCTCCACGGTCGGCGGCCTGCAGCCGCTCGTCGACATCATCAACCGCGCCGACCGCACCACCGAGCGGCTCATCCTGGAGGCGCTCGAAGCGCGCAACCCGGAGCTGGCCGAGGAGATCCGGCGCCGGATGTTCATGTTCGAGGACATCATCAACCTCGACGACCGCTCGGTGCAGCTGGTGCTCCGCCAGGTCGAGCCGGCCGACCTCGCCACCGCGCTCAAGGGCGTGCCGGAGAACGTGCGCGAGAAGGTCACCCGCAACCTCTCCGAACGCGGCCGGGAGAACCTCCTCGAAGAGATCGACTTGCTCGGCCCGGTCAAGGTCAAGATGGTCGAGGAAGCGCAAGCCAAGATCGTCGGCGTCATCCGCACGCTCGAGGACTCCGGACAGATCGAGATCCAGCGTGGTGGCGAAGCCGATGAGCTCATCGCCTGA
- the fliF gene encoding flagellar basal-body MS-ring/collar protein FliF, producing the protein MTDRLPAPVRRVTDTFKSFTPGQKAVTIFAVIALIVGGYFFATWAAKPSYQILFNNLSTKDASAIVESLQKSGVSYELANDGTTVMVPRDQVNQLRLQLSGEGLPNDEGTGYSLLDQQGITTSDFMQHANYQRALEGELSKTIKSIDGVEAATVHLVMPQKDVFTDDQSKPTASVLVASKGNSELSGDQVQSIVHLVASSVEGLDPTQVTVAGSDGRILSTGGGANIATGGDSGAEAQTVNFQNRLNASLQKMLDSLVGPGHAVVTTTAMLDFDQTETRSKKYTADPATPAEQESINTETYTGSGANQGGVLGPDNIQVPNNAGSGQYNNKNEVRTRQLDEVEELRRNAPGSIERLNVSVLLDSATAGGVNPDQVQELLSAAAGIDATRGDTIAVASMPFDTSAATAAKDELAAAASAEQEAKQLTLIKTGALLFVVLALIFLAWRANKRAKKRQQLTEEERKHLENMQAALEAQRRAELDVTTATAMNMLESPEVANQNDEAREERHKEIEQLVKEKPEETAALIRSWLSADATH; encoded by the coding sequence ATGACCGACCGCCTTCCCGCTCCGGTTCGCCGCGTCACGGACACCTTCAAGTCCTTCACACCGGGACAGAAGGCTGTCACGATCTTCGCGGTCATCGCGCTCATCGTCGGTGGCTACTTCTTCGCCACCTGGGCGGCCAAGCCGTCGTACCAGATCCTCTTCAACAATCTGTCCACCAAGGACGCCAGCGCGATCGTCGAGTCCCTGCAGAAGTCAGGTGTCTCCTACGAGCTCGCGAACGACGGCACGACCGTCATGGTCCCCCGCGACCAGGTGAACCAGCTGCGGCTGCAGCTCTCCGGCGAGGGACTGCCCAACGACGAGGGCACCGGTTACTCGTTGCTGGACCAGCAGGGCATCACCACCAGCGACTTCATGCAGCACGCCAACTACCAGCGCGCGCTGGAGGGCGAGCTCTCCAAGACGATCAAATCGATCGACGGCGTCGAGGCGGCCACTGTGCACCTCGTGATGCCTCAGAAGGACGTCTTCACCGACGACCAGAGCAAGCCGACGGCGTCGGTGCTTGTCGCGTCGAAGGGCAACTCCGAGCTCTCCGGCGACCAGGTGCAGTCAATCGTGCACCTGGTCGCGTCAAGCGTCGAAGGGCTCGATCCGACCCAGGTCACGGTTGCCGGCTCGGACGGCCGGATCCTCTCCACCGGCGGCGGCGCCAACATCGCCACGGGTGGCGACAGCGGCGCCGAGGCGCAGACCGTCAACTTCCAGAACCGGCTGAACGCCTCGTTGCAGAAGATGCTGGACAGCCTGGTCGGTCCCGGGCACGCGGTGGTCACCACCACGGCCATGCTCGACTTCGACCAGACCGAGACCCGGAGCAAGAAGTACACCGCCGACCCGGCGACCCCTGCCGAGCAGGAGAGCATCAACACCGAGACGTACACCGGCAGCGGCGCCAATCAGGGCGGTGTGCTCGGCCCGGACAACATCCAGGTGCCGAACAACGCCGGCAGCGGCCAGTACAACAACAAGAACGAGGTACGCACCCGGCAGCTCGACGAGGTCGAGGAACTGCGCCGCAACGCGCCGGGCAGCATCGAGCGGCTCAACGTCTCGGTCCTGCTGGACAGCGCGACGGCCGGTGGCGTGAACCCGGACCAGGTGCAGGAGCTGCTCAGCGCGGCAGCCGGCATCGACGCCACCCGCGGCGACACCATCGCGGTCGCCTCCATGCCGTTCGACACGAGCGCGGCCACCGCCGCCAAGGACGAGCTCGCCGCCGCGGCGTCGGCCGAGCAGGAGGCCAAGCAGCTCACGCTGATCAAGACGGGCGCCCTGCTCTTCGTGGTCCTCGCGCTGATCTTCCTGGCCTGGCGGGCCAACAAGCGGGCCAAGAAACGCCAGCAGCTCACCGAGGAGGAGCGCAAGCACCTCGAGAACATGCAGGCCGCTCTGGAGGCGCAGCGACGAGCCGAGCTGGACGTCACCACCGCCACCGCGATGAACATGCTGGAGAGCCCGGAGGTCGCGAACCAGAACGACGAGGCGCGCGAGGAACGGCACAAGGAGATCGAACAGCTGGTCAAGGAGAAGCCGGAGGAGACCGCCGCGCTGATCCGCAGCTGGCTCTCGGCCGACGCGACGCACTGA
- a CDS encoding flagellar hook-basal body complex protein FliE encodes MTSPIGGIGSIGGLGSLGGIGGSSGVEGISGLGGFSGVGGISGDTETTTKGPNADFAGMLAQGLENVQASQAKASDLGVQVANGTLADPAQYTMASTEAALGLQLTMAIRNKAVEAFQEIMRMQA; translated from the coding sequence ATGACCTCTCCGATCGGCGGCATCGGCAGTATCGGCGGACTCGGCAGCCTCGGTGGTATCGGTGGCTCCTCCGGCGTCGAAGGCATCTCCGGGCTGGGCGGGTTCAGCGGTGTCGGCGGGATCTCCGGCGACACCGAGACCACCACCAAGGGCCCGAACGCCGACTTCGCGGGCATGCTGGCCCAGGGCCTGGAAAACGTCCAGGCCTCCCAGGCCAAGGCGAGCGACCTGGGCGTACAGGTCGCGAACGGCACGCTGGCCGACCCGGCCCAGTACACGATGGCATCCACCGAAGCCGCTCTGGGACTCCAGCTCACCATGGCTATCCGCAACAAGGCCGTGGAGGCGTTCCAAGAGATCATGAGGATGCAGGCGTGA
- a CDS encoding flagellar basal body rod protein FlgB — protein MFDDRSSSALRVAVAGLAARQTAIANNIANIETPGYRARKVKFEEALKGAMDNGGSPSDVTPSVLTSLEPTRLNGSNVNLDQETLSHIDTTMRYNLAIRALDGKYSLLREAIKGA, from the coding sequence GTGTTCGATGACCGTTCGTCGTCCGCGCTGCGTGTTGCTGTCGCGGGCCTCGCGGCGCGGCAGACCGCCATTGCCAACAACATCGCCAACATCGAGACCCCCGGCTACCGGGCCCGTAAGGTCAAGTTCGAGGAAGCGCTGAAGGGCGCCATGGACAACGGCGGATCGCCGAGCGACGTCACCCCGTCCGTGCTGACTTCACTGGAGCCGACACGGCTCAACGGGAGCAACGTCAACCTCGACCAGGAGACGCTGTCGCACATCGATACGACGATGCGCTACAACCTCGCCATCCGGGCGCTCGACGGCAAGTACAGCCTGCTTCGCGAAGCCATCAAGGGGGCGTGA
- a CDS encoding flagellar export protein FliJ, giving the protein MNRLFRLGPVLRARKAQEDAARGAVIQSRAEIREAEALLKRRRLELMGAQAPTEGTARAMVASLVARQSLAAGLFSAQRMVTDAEDLEREKMAALTESAKKRRAVEMLGERHAEAVRDHDLRVDQANLDELAVTSKARQAAAGSDDGGLR; this is encoded by the coding sequence GTGAACCGCTTGTTCCGACTCGGACCCGTACTTCGTGCCCGCAAGGCGCAGGAGGATGCCGCCCGCGGCGCGGTCATCCAGTCCCGGGCCGAGATCCGTGAAGCCGAAGCCCTGCTCAAACGCCGCCGGCTCGAGCTGATGGGTGCCCAGGCGCCGACCGAGGGCACCGCCCGTGCCATGGTCGCCTCGCTGGTGGCGCGGCAGTCCCTGGCCGCCGGCCTCTTCTCCGCGCAGCGCATGGTCACCGACGCCGAGGATCTCGAACGGGAGAAGATGGCCGCGCTCACCGAGTCCGCCAAGAAGCGGCGTGCGGTGGAGATGCTCGGCGAACGGCACGCCGAGGCCGTCCGCGACCACGATCTCCGCGTCGACCAGGCCAACCTCGATGAACTGGCAGTCACCTCGAAGGCGAGGCAGGCGGCCGCTGGATCCGACGACGGGGGCCTGCGATGA